The proteins below are encoded in one region of Corynebacterium sphenisci DSM 44792:
- a CDS encoding asparaginase domain-containing protein, whose protein sequence is MDQPAPAATPAPPARLVVLATGGTIACTRDRAGALVPTRSGAELVAEVAARFPDGALEVEVRELARLDSAALTMADVDAVVEACHGALADPGVTGVVVLHGTDTMEETAAAVDLFHDDPRPVVFTGAQRPADDPEADGPGNLFEAMVVAADASARGIGALIVFGHAVLPARGAVKWHAQDPLAFATNAPEDPPRPAPLPRVALAGTRVDVIAAYPGADGALVDAALAAGAEGLVLVGYGAGNIGGAFAAAAVRALDAGVPVVMCTRVPRGVVRGDYGGAGGGATLAARGVIGAGCLHAGQARVALAAALAAGVHPQTLFDAPD, encoded by the coding sequence ATGGATCAGCCCGCGCCCGCCGCGACCCCCGCCCCGCCCGCCCGCCTGGTGGTGCTCGCCACCGGCGGCACCATCGCCTGCACCCGGGATCGTGCCGGGGCGCTGGTGCCCACCCGCTCCGGGGCGGAGCTGGTCGCCGAGGTCGCAGCCCGCTTCCCCGACGGCGCCCTCGAGGTGGAGGTGCGCGAGCTCGCCAGGCTGGATTCGGCGGCCCTGACCATGGCCGACGTCGACGCGGTGGTGGAGGCCTGCCACGGCGCGCTGGCCGATCCGGGGGTCACCGGGGTGGTGGTGCTGCACGGCACCGACACCATGGAGGAGACCGCCGCCGCGGTGGACCTCTTCCACGACGACCCCCGGCCGGTGGTGTTCACCGGGGCGCAGCGCCCCGCCGACGACCCGGAGGCCGACGGGCCCGGCAACCTCTTCGAGGCGATGGTCGTCGCCGCCGACGCCTCCGCCCGCGGGATCGGGGCGCTCATCGTCTTCGGCCACGCGGTGCTGCCCGCCCGCGGCGCGGTGAAGTGGCATGCCCAGGATCCGCTGGCCTTCGCCACCAACGCCCCCGAGGATCCGCCCCGGCCGGCGCCGCTGCCCCGGGTCGCCCTGGCCGGCACCCGGGTGGACGTCATCGCCGCCTACCCCGGCGCCGACGGGGCCCTGGTGGACGCCGCGCTCGCCGCCGGCGCCGAGGGCCTGGTGCTGGTGGGCTACGGCGCCGGCAACATCGGCGGGGCCTTCGCCGCGGCCGCCGTCCGCGCCCTCGACGCCGGGGTGCCGGTGGTGATGTGCACCCGGGTGCCGCGGGGGGTGGTGCGCGGCGACTACGGCGGCGCCGGCGGGGGCGCCACGCTCGCCGCCCGCGGGGTGATCGGGGCCGGCTGCCTGCACGCCGGGCAGGCCCGGGTGGCCCTGGCCGCCGCCCTGGCCGCCGGGGTGCACCCGCAGACCCTCTTCGACGCCCCCGACTAG
- a CDS encoding sugar O-acetyltransferase, translating into MRTHRNPRRPADPGPDRPAPGAAGMWSRMVSGRWYHADDPVIAGANARAMELAARFNACWATEPARGREILGELLGTLGPGATVRGPIQVDYGVNLHIGPGCFINFGLIALDVAEIRLGEAVQLGPGVQLLTAVHPLAPAARRAGIEAADPITIGDNAWIGGAAVLLPGVAVGADAVVGAGAVVTRDVPPGAVVAGNPARELPGR; encoded by the coding sequence ATGAGGACCCACCGCAACCCCCGCCGCCCGGCCGACCCGGGGCCGGACCGCCCCGCCCCCGGCGCGGCCGGGATGTGGTCCCGGATGGTCTCCGGGCGGTGGTACCACGCCGATGACCCGGTGATCGCCGGGGCCAACGCCCGCGCCATGGAGCTGGCCGCCCGCTTCAACGCCTGCTGGGCCACCGAGCCCGCCCGCGGCCGGGAGATCCTCGGCGAACTGCTCGGCACCCTCGGCCCGGGCGCCACGGTGCGCGGGCCGATCCAGGTCGACTACGGGGTGAACCTGCACATCGGCCCGGGCTGCTTCATCAACTTCGGGCTGATCGCCCTCGACGTCGCCGAGATCCGGCTCGGCGAGGCGGTGCAGCTCGGCCCCGGGGTGCAGCTGCTCACCGCGGTGCACCCGCTGGCCCCGGCGGCGCGCCGGGCCGGGATCGAGGCCGCCGACCCCATCACCATCGGCGACAACGCCTGGATCGGCGGCGCGGCGGTGCTCCTGCCCGGGGTGGCCGTCGGCGCCGATGCGGTGGTCGGCGCCGGCGCCGTGGTCACCCGCGACGTCCCGCCCGGCGCGGTGGTGGCGGGCAATCCGGCCCGGGAGCTGCCCGGCCGCTGA
- a CDS encoding DNA polymerase IV gives MRRWVLHIDMDAFFASVEQLTRPTLRGRPVLVGGLSGRGVVAGASYEARVHGAHSAMPMRRARRLMPPSAVVVAARKGIYGPVSRRVFDVIRDHVAVVEQLSVDEAFLEPPELAGAGEEAVRAWAERLRAAIREETGLPASIGAGAGKQYAKIGSGMAKPDGVAIIAPERRHEVLDPLPVGALWGIGPVTAARLNALGVRTIADFAALGPRDVEACLGRTIGPQLHLLARGIDDRPVREREVAKSISAEYTYPEDLVTGAQVRAAIDRAAARAHQRLLADGRGARTVTVKVRLADLSVHTRSETLSFATVDEPTLRAVAHRIAFDVDRIGPMRLVGVGFSGLHDTIQEVLFPELERGRVVEDAAPAAPGIPGAAAAAAAGAGEGPGAGLLPVYRPSDSRWPPTGDVHHETHGHGWVQGAGHGVVSVRFESRATGPGRAVTLAEDDPLLRECSPLCSLDWADWFARAEEDAAGIDAEPELPEEPPGPVEPADPAAAPAPPDPGAAPPAGEGGAGPRPGPAG, from the coding sequence ATGCGCCGCTGGGTTCTGCACATCGACATGGACGCGTTCTTCGCCTCCGTGGAGCAGCTCACCCGGCCCACCCTGCGCGGCCGGCCGGTGCTGGTCGGCGGGCTGTCCGGGCGCGGCGTGGTCGCCGGGGCCTCCTATGAGGCCCGGGTGCACGGGGCGCATTCGGCGATGCCGATGCGCCGGGCCCGCCGGCTGATGCCGCCCTCGGCGGTGGTGGTCGCCGCCCGCAAGGGCATCTACGGTCCGGTGTCCCGCCGGGTCTTCGACGTGATCCGCGACCATGTCGCCGTGGTGGAGCAGCTCAGCGTCGACGAGGCCTTCCTGGAGCCCCCGGAGCTGGCCGGGGCCGGGGAGGAGGCGGTGCGCGCCTGGGCGGAGCGGCTGCGCGCCGCGATCCGGGAGGAGACCGGGCTGCCGGCCTCCATCGGCGCCGGGGCCGGCAAGCAGTACGCCAAAATCGGCTCCGGGATGGCCAAACCCGACGGGGTGGCGATCATCGCCCCGGAACGCCGCCACGAGGTCCTCGACCCGCTGCCGGTGGGCGCCCTGTGGGGCATCGGCCCGGTCACCGCCGCCCGGCTGAACGCCCTCGGCGTGCGCACCATCGCCGATTTCGCCGCCCTGGGCCCCCGCGACGTGGAGGCCTGCCTGGGCCGCACCATCGGCCCCCAGCTGCACCTGCTGGCCCGCGGCATCGACGACCGCCCGGTGCGCGAACGCGAGGTCGCCAAGTCCATCTCCGCCGAGTACACCTACCCGGAGGACCTGGTCACCGGCGCGCAGGTGCGCGCCGCCATCGACCGGGCCGCCGCCCGCGCGCACCAGCGGCTGCTCGCCGACGGCCGCGGGGCGCGCACCGTCACCGTCAAGGTGCGCCTGGCCGACCTGAGCGTGCACACCCGCTCGGAGACGCTGTCCTTCGCCACCGTGGACGAGCCCACCCTTCGCGCGGTGGCGCACCGGATCGCCTTCGACGTGGATCGGATCGGGCCGATGCGCCTGGTCGGGGTGGGCTTCTCCGGGCTGCACGACACCATCCAGGAGGTGCTCTTCCCGGAGCTGGAGCGCGGCCGGGTGGTGGAGGACGCCGCCCCGGCCGCGCCGGGCATCCCCGGGGCGGCGGCCGCGGCGGCGGCCGGCGCCGGGGAGGGGCCCGGCGCCGGGCTGCTGCCGGTGTACCGGCCCAGCGACTCGCGCTGGCCGCCCACCGGGGACGTGCACCACGAGACCCACGGCCACGGCTGGGTGCAGGGCGCCGGGCACGGGGTGGTCTCGGTGCGCTTCGAGTCCCGGGCCACCGGGCCGGGCCGGGCGGTGACCCTCGCCGAGGACGACCCGCTGCTGCGGGAGTGCTCCCCGCTGTGCAGCCTGGACTGGGCGGACTGGTTCGCCCGGGCGGAGGAGGACGCCGCCGGCATCGACGCGGAACCGGAGCTGCCGGAGGAGCCCCCGGGCCCGGTGGAGCCCGCCGACCCCGCCGCGGCGCCCGCGCCGCCGGATCCGGGCGCGGCACCACCCGCGGGGGAGGGCGGGGCCGGGCCCCGGCCCGGGCCGGCCGGGTAA
- the ileS gene encoding isoleucine--tRNA ligase, whose product MTTPTPAGGAYPRTDLFGGSAAGGPDFPALEERVLDFWDADGTFAASVAAREGAEEYVFYDGPPFANGLPHYGHLLTGYVKDIVPRYRTMRGQQVKRVFGWDCHGLPAELEAEKQLGITDKGQIQDMGLAKFNEYCGASVLKYAGEWRDYVTRQARWVDFDGGYKTMDLDFMESVIWAFKELYDKGLIYQGFRVLPYSWAEHTPLSNQETRLDDSYKMRQDPTLTVTLPIVDAGDSAAADLVGANALAWTTTPWTLPSNLALAVHPEVTYVEVRVGEDGIADFRGERMLLAEPLLGAYAEELGADPEILSRRPGADLVGLRYRPVFDHFADQPNAFRVLAADYVTVEDGTGIVHQAPAFGEDDMEVCRAHGIDPVIPVDMDGRFTAAVPEYAGQLVFDANKAIIRDLKAARRVLRHRTIEHSYPHSWRSGEPLIYMALPSWFVEVTKIRDRMVELNREGIRWVPGHIRDGQFGKWLAGARDWNISRNRYWGAPIPVWVSDSEEYPRVDVYGSLDELERDFGVRPTSLHRPYIDELTRPNPDDPTGRSTMRRVPEVLDCWFESGSMPFAQKHYPFENKEWFESHSPADFIVEYSGQTRGWFYTLHVLATALFDRPAFKEVVAHGIVLGNDGLKMSKSKGNYPDVNEVFARDGSDAMRWFLMSSPILRGGNLVVTEQGIREGVRQALLPMWNAYSFLQLYASKPAERRTDSEHVLDRYILAKLAELVDDVTARMEATDIAGACDEVRWFCDALTNWYVRRSRDRFWAGDEAHPEAFDTLYTVLETLTRLAAPLLPMAAEVIWKSLTGGRSVHLADWPDGAGLPRDAALVHAMDVVRDVCSAASRVRKANKLRNRLPLPRLTVAIPEAHQLAPFTEIIASEVNVDEVVLDDDVAAAGRFEVVVDARAAGPRLGREVQTAIRAVKAGDYETVGDRVIAGGVELAPGEFSRRLVAVDADAAAEVSGVDGLVVLDMTVDEDHAARGWAADRVRGLQDARKRAGLAITDRIRATVDVPESRLAWARANREAIAAEVLAVELEVTSGAGPLAHDLGDGCTAEIRRA is encoded by the coding sequence ATGACCACGCCCACCCCCGCAGGCGGCGCCTACCCGCGCACCGACCTCTTCGGCGGCAGCGCCGCCGGCGGCCCCGACTTCCCCGCCCTGGAGGAGCGAGTCCTGGACTTCTGGGACGCCGACGGCACCTTCGCCGCCTCCGTGGCCGCCCGCGAGGGCGCCGAGGAGTACGTCTTCTACGACGGCCCGCCCTTCGCCAACGGGCTGCCGCACTACGGCCACCTGCTCACCGGCTACGTCAAGGACATCGTGCCGCGCTACCGCACCATGCGCGGCCAGCAGGTCAAGCGGGTCTTCGGCTGGGACTGCCACGGCCTGCCCGCGGAACTGGAGGCGGAGAAGCAGCTCGGCATCACCGACAAGGGCCAGATCCAGGACATGGGCCTGGCGAAGTTCAACGAGTACTGCGGCGCCAGCGTGCTGAAGTACGCCGGGGAATGGCGCGACTACGTCACCCGGCAGGCCCGCTGGGTGGACTTCGACGGCGGCTACAAGACCATGGACCTCGACTTCATGGAGTCGGTGATCTGGGCCTTCAAGGAGCTCTACGACAAGGGCCTCATCTACCAGGGCTTCCGGGTGCTGCCCTACTCCTGGGCGGAGCACACCCCGCTGTCGAACCAGGAGACCCGCCTGGACGACTCCTACAAGATGCGCCAGGACCCCACCCTGACGGTCACCCTGCCCATCGTCGACGCCGGGGACTCCGCCGCCGCGGACCTGGTCGGCGCCAACGCCCTGGCCTGGACCACCACCCCGTGGACGCTGCCGTCCAACCTGGCGCTGGCGGTGCACCCGGAGGTGACCTACGTGGAGGTGCGGGTCGGCGAGGACGGGATCGCCGATTTCCGGGGCGAGCGGATGCTGCTCGCCGAACCGCTGCTCGGCGCCTACGCCGAGGAGCTCGGCGCGGACCCGGAGATCCTCTCCCGCCGGCCCGGCGCCGACCTGGTGGGCCTGCGCTACCGGCCGGTGTTCGACCACTTCGCCGACCAGCCGAACGCCTTCCGGGTGCTCGCCGCCGACTACGTCACCGTGGAGGACGGCACCGGCATCGTGCACCAGGCGCCGGCCTTCGGCGAGGACGACATGGAGGTCTGCCGGGCCCACGGCATCGACCCGGTGATCCCGGTGGACATGGACGGCCGCTTCACCGCCGCGGTGCCCGAATACGCCGGGCAGCTGGTCTTCGACGCGAACAAGGCGATCATCCGGGACCTCAAGGCCGCCCGCCGGGTGCTGCGGCACCGCACCATCGAGCACTCCTACCCGCACTCCTGGCGCAGCGGGGAGCCGCTCATCTACATGGCGCTGCCCTCCTGGTTCGTGGAGGTCACCAAGATCCGCGACCGGATGGTGGAGCTCAACCGGGAGGGCATCCGCTGGGTGCCGGGGCACATCCGGGACGGCCAGTTCGGCAAATGGCTGGCCGGCGCCCGGGACTGGAACATCTCCCGCAACCGCTACTGGGGCGCGCCGATCCCGGTGTGGGTCTCCGACTCCGAGGAGTACCCGCGGGTCGACGTCTACGGCAGCCTCGATGAGCTGGAGCGCGATTTCGGGGTGCGCCCGACCTCCCTGCACCGGCCCTACATCGACGAGCTGACCCGGCCCAACCCGGACGACCCCACGGGCCGGTCCACCATGCGCCGGGTGCCGGAGGTGCTGGACTGCTGGTTCGAGTCCGGGTCGATGCCCTTCGCGCAGAAGCACTACCCCTTCGAGAACAAGGAGTGGTTCGAGTCGCACTCCCCGGCGGACTTCATCGTGGAGTACTCCGGGCAGACCCGCGGCTGGTTCTACACCCTGCACGTGCTGGCCACCGCCCTGTTCGACCGGCCCGCCTTCAAGGAGGTCGTCGCGCACGGGATCGTGCTCGGCAACGACGGGCTGAAGATGAGCAAGTCCAAGGGCAACTACCCCGACGTCAACGAGGTCTTCGCCCGGGACGGCTCCGACGCGATGCGCTGGTTCCTGATGTCCTCGCCGATCCTGCGCGGCGGCAACCTGGTGGTCACCGAGCAGGGCATCCGGGAGGGGGTCCGCCAGGCGCTGCTGCCGATGTGGAACGCCTACTCCTTCCTGCAGCTCTACGCCTCGAAACCCGCCGAGCGGCGCACCGACTCGGAGCATGTGCTGGACCGGTACATCCTGGCCAAGCTCGCCGAGCTGGTCGACGACGTCACCGCCCGGATGGAGGCCACCGACATCGCCGGGGCCTGCGATGAGGTGCGCTGGTTCTGCGATGCGCTGACCAACTGGTACGTGCGCCGCTCCCGGGACCGGTTCTGGGCCGGCGACGAGGCCCACCCGGAGGCCTTCGACACCCTGTACACGGTGCTGGAGACCCTCACCCGGCTCGCCGCCCCGCTGCTGCCGATGGCCGCCGAGGTGATCTGGAAGTCCCTCACCGGGGGCCGCTCGGTGCACCTGGCGGATTGGCCGGACGGGGCGGGCCTGCCCCGCGACGCCGCCCTGGTGCACGCCATGGACGTGGTGCGCGACGTCTGCTCCGCGGCCTCCCGGGTGCGCAAGGCCAACAAGCTGCGCAACCGGCTGCCGCTGCCGCGGCTCACCGTGGCGATCCCGGAGGCGCACCAGCTGGCGCCCTTCACCGAGATCATCGCCAGCGAGGTCAACGTCGACGAGGTGGTGCTCGACGACGACGTCGCCGCCGCGGGCCGCTTCGAGGTGGTCGTCGACGCCCGCGCCGCCGGGCCCCGGCTGGGCCGGGAGGTGCAGACCGCGATCCGGGCGGTGAAGGCCGGGGACTACGAGACGGTCGGCGACCGGGTGATCGCCGGCGGGGTGGAGCTGGCCCCCGGGGAGTTCAGCCGCCGGCTGGTGGCCGTGGACGCCGACGCCGCCGCGGAGGTCTCCGGGGTCGACGGCCTGGTGGTGCTGGACATGACCGTCGACGAGGACCACGCCGCCCGGGGTTGGGCCGCGGACCGGGTGCGCGGGCTGCAGGACGCCCGCAAGCGCGCCGGGCTGGCCATCACCGACCGGATCCGGGCCACCGTGGACGTGCCCGAATCCCGGCTGGCCTGGGCCCGGGCGAACCGGGAGGCGATCGCCGCCGAGGTGCTCGCCGTGGAGCTGGAGGTGACCTCCGGCGCCGGCCCGCTGGCCCATGATCTCGGCGACGGCTGCACCGCGGAGATCCGCAGGGCCTGA